In Porphyromonas cangingivalis, a genomic segment contains:
- the recR gene encoding recombination mediator RecR yields MKIEDYSLLLQRAVDAFASLPGIGPKSGLRLALHLLKQEPSFTHGFCDDIRSYIDGIRHCRVCHNICDQDVCQVCSDPRRDESMICVVESVREVIAIERTGNFKGLYHVLGGIISPLDGIGPSDLYLQDLPERVRREGVKEVLLALSTTMEGDTTNFYIYRMLKDTGVKISVISRGVSIGDELEYADELTLGRSIDHRIDFESTLKHL; encoded by the coding sequence ATGAAGATCGAAGACTATTCACTACTCCTTCAGAGGGCTGTCGATGCGTTTGCCTCCCTGCCGGGAATAGGTCCCAAGTCGGGGCTTCGTCTGGCATTGCACCTGCTCAAGCAGGAACCGTCGTTCACGCATGGCTTCTGTGACGATATCCGCAGCTATATCGACGGCATCCGACACTGCCGAGTATGTCACAACATCTGTGATCAGGATGTGTGTCAGGTCTGCTCCGACCCCAGACGGGACGAGTCAATGATCTGTGTTGTGGAGAGTGTACGTGAAGTCATCGCAATAGAGCGCACCGGCAACTTCAAGGGCTTATATCATGTCCTCGGAGGGATCATCTCCCCCCTTGACGGCATAGGTCCGTCCGACCTCTATCTCCAAGACCTCCCCGAACGTGTGCGCCGTGAGGGCGTCAAGGAGGTACTCCTCGCTCTGAGTACCACGATGGAGGGAGACACGACCAACTTCTACATCTATCGCATGCTCAAGGATACGGGAGTGAAGATCTCTGTCATCTCTCGCGGAGTCTCCATCGGGGACGAACTCGAATATGCCGATGAGCTCACTCTCGGGCGCAGCATCGACCATCGCATCGACTTCGAGTCCACCCTGAAACACCTGTAA
- the greA gene encoding transcription elongation factor GreA, whose product MEYIYMTEEGYNKLLEEVKKLETEDRPEVIRAIAEARDKGDLSENAEYSAAKEAQGLLEARIAGIRSQLANVRIIDTSNLSTETVQMLNKVTIKNLATGKSMTYTIVSDTESDLKAGKIAISTPIAKGLVGKKVGDVAEIEVPNGKVTFEIEEISF is encoded by the coding sequence ATGGAATACATTTACATGACTGAAGAGGGTTACAACAAACTCCTCGAAGAGGTCAAAAAACTTGAAACAGAAGATCGCCCAGAGGTCATCCGTGCCATAGCAGAGGCTCGTGACAAGGGGGATTTGTCCGAAAATGCGGAATACTCGGCAGCCAAGGAGGCTCAAGGACTCCTCGAAGCACGTATAGCAGGGATACGCTCACAGCTGGCGAACGTACGTATCATCGACACATCCAACCTCAGCACTGAGACCGTGCAGATGCTCAACAAGGTAACGATCAAAAACCTCGCCACGGGCAAGTCTATGACATATACCATCGTCTCTGACACTGAGTCCGACCTCAAGGCCGGAAAGATCGCTATCTCTACACCCATCGCCAAGGGACTTGTGGGCAAGAAGGTCGGTGATGTGGCGGAGATCGAGGTACCCAACGGAAAGGTTACATTTGAGATCGAAGAGATATCCTTCTGA
- the lptB gene encoding LPS export ABC transporter ATP-binding protein, whose amino-acid sequence MKLRTYDLVKKYRNRTVVNHVSIEVSQGEIVGLLGPNGAGKTTTFYMTVGLVMPNNGKIFLDEKDITDEPIYKRARKGIGYLAQEESIFRKMSVEDNILSVLEMTGRSRKEQIERLESLISEFGLEKVRRNSGERLSGGERRRAEIARCLAIDPKFIMLDEPFAGVDPIAVQDIQTIVARLKNKNIGILITDHNVYETLSITDRAYLLFEGKVLFQGTAEELAENEVVREKYLGKDFELRRKDFSNI is encoded by the coding sequence ATGAAATTAAGAACTTACGACTTAGTCAAGAAATACAGAAATCGTACCGTTGTCAATCACGTCTCCATCGAGGTCTCTCAGGGCGAGATCGTAGGTCTCCTCGGGCCTAACGGTGCCGGGAAGACGACCACGTTCTATATGACGGTGGGACTCGTGATGCCCAACAACGGCAAGATCTTCCTCGACGAGAAGGACATCACTGATGAGCCGATCTACAAGCGTGCACGGAAGGGTATCGGCTATCTGGCTCAGGAGGAGTCGATCTTCCGTAAGATGTCTGTGGAGGACAATATCCTCTCGGTGCTTGAGATGACCGGTCGTTCTCGTAAGGAACAGATCGAACGCCTCGAAAGTCTCATCAGCGAGTTCGGTCTCGAAAAGGTGCGTCGCAACTCAGGCGAACGTCTCTCCGGGGGGGAGCGTCGTCGTGCGGAGATCGCACGCTGTTTGGCAATCGACCCGAAGTTCATCATGCTCGATGAGCCCTTTGCCGGTGTCGACCCTATCGCTGTGCAAGACATCCAAACCATTGTGGCAAGGCTGAAAAACAAAAACATAGGCATCCTCATCACCGACCACAACGTGTACGAGACCCTCTCGATCACGGACAGGGCATACCTCCTATTTGAGGGGAAGGTACTCTTCCAAGGTACGGCCGAAGAGCTTGCAGAGAACGAGGTCGTACGTGAGAAGTACCTCGGCAAGGACTTCGAGTTGAGACGAAAAGACTTCTCCAACATCTAA
- a CDS encoding HIT family protein: MTIFSRIINGEIPCHKIAENDKFFAFLDINPVQEGHTLIIPKREEDYIFDISDEELGEMIIFAKGIAKAIKAHTGCVKVGVSVIGLEVPHAHIHLIPMNKMGDLDFNKKQETDHEALAKTAESIRSKL; this comes from the coding sequence ATGACTATCTTTTCACGTATCATCAACGGAGAAATCCCTTGTCACAAGATTGCAGAGAATGACAAATTCTTCGCATTCCTCGACATAAATCCTGTCCAAGAGGGTCATACCCTCATCATCCCAAAGAGAGAGGAAGACTACATCTTCGACATCTCGGATGAGGAGCTTGGAGAGATGATCATCTTCGCCAAGGGTATAGCCAAAGCAATCAAAGCTCATACCGGCTGTGTCAAAGTAGGCGTGTCGGTGATCGGTCTCGAAGTGCCACATGCACATATCCATCTCATCCCGATGAACAAGATGGGAGACCTGGACTTCAATAAAAAACAAGAGACCGATCATGAGGCTCTTGCAAAGACGGCAGAGAGCATCAGGTCAAAACTCTGA
- a CDS encoding S8 family serine peptidase, producing MKKLIIPILSALVSLSACQDHNLLEEIYSKEANNNPLRTLENESYNNLSTPGIVYIKMDAFSAERLKASGEISIRALSSLNTEIETASRRLGVKSIERLFPESKEYMRRHKAYGLDRWYIVRYEEENTVSQAIRTLSAIDEFEVVEPCYQIERDGRQIGQAFADTKYPIITTSGEASFKFNDPSFGEQWHYHNTGATSWAVAGADINLLKAWETETGKPNVIIAVIDDGVDVTHEDLKENLWINPNVTGPTDRGTYIEDVNGGNFVKKGVRGAHGTHVAGTVAARNNNGIGVCGVAGGDGSQGSGVRIMECLAIDSRPKDLRQGSHPEPALVFAADNGAVIAQNSWGLPPNIPLPQSLKVAIDYFIDNAGTDKNGNQRQDSPMKGGVVIIAAGNDNEDAPCYPAAYGPAIAVSSMAPNFTRSSFTNRGAWVDIMAPGGDQNRFGEKAGVLSCVPGNKYAFYQGTSMACPHVSGIAGLILSQKGKQGYTNDDLKKAILSALRLEDIDKKNPQEVGRLGRGYIDAALGFDEDKGIAPDVPSKGIDFKTRYTSITLSWLVNKDDDDKLPLFQEIYYSNTPITVETLKSLSPIRMRATATAPGEEMQYTLTDLRHSTKYYFAIISEDRWGNRSEPLIFEHSTRLNAQPVITFAPFKNLIVSGNKAKEVRFTVTDPDGHFVKCHLEGATTGVSLNEKDGQGIIQIRSVLPEGEYKVTLVAEDEYRGETREDITFNIVGARPLTLKGEFSELVLGMDLKGFTIPVKKNIEHNPKLDLKVEARSSDESVAITSVSKDGEVQVIPISNGRATVYLKIVDEAGEKLETTFKVRVVSDSQAPVHIVYPIPVTKTLNIMLNASIKDAKVKIVTLMGKVLIDVPVKQVRKNGVVSINVTDLTPNTYRLVVESSNMPRHEQIFVK from the coding sequence ATGAAGAAACTAATCATACCTATCCTAAGTGCGCTCGTGTCATTGTCTGCTTGTCAGGATCATAACCTCCTGGAGGAGATATACTCGAAGGAAGCGAATAACAATCCGCTGCGCACCCTTGAAAATGAGTCCTACAATAATCTAAGCACACCGGGTATCGTATATATCAAGATGGATGCCTTCTCAGCTGAGCGTCTCAAAGCATCGGGAGAGATCTCCATCAGAGCTCTCTCATCCCTCAATACAGAAATAGAGACCGCATCGAGACGTCTTGGGGTCAAAAGCATTGAACGGCTCTTCCCTGAGTCCAAAGAGTATATGCGACGACACAAGGCCTACGGACTCGATCGTTGGTATATCGTACGCTACGAAGAAGAAAACACGGTGTCACAAGCCATAAGGACATTGTCTGCGATCGATGAATTTGAGGTTGTCGAGCCCTGTTATCAAATCGAAAGAGATGGCAGACAGATCGGTCAGGCCTTTGCCGACACGAAGTATCCTATCATAACCACATCGGGAGAAGCTTCGTTCAAGTTCAACGATCCAAGCTTCGGCGAACAATGGCATTATCATAACACCGGAGCGACATCTTGGGCTGTTGCCGGAGCGGACATCAACCTACTCAAAGCTTGGGAAACAGAGACCGGAAAACCCAATGTCATCATTGCCGTTATTGATGACGGTGTCGATGTCACCCACGAAGACCTCAAAGAGAACTTATGGATCAATCCCAATGTCACCGGCCCTACAGATAGAGGGACATACATCGAAGATGTCAATGGCGGCAACTTCGTCAAGAAAGGTGTCCGAGGTGCACACGGCACGCACGTAGCAGGGACTGTTGCTGCTCGTAACAATAATGGTATCGGTGTTTGTGGTGTCGCAGGTGGCGATGGATCGCAGGGTAGCGGTGTCCGTATCATGGAATGCCTCGCGATAGATAGTCGTCCCAAAGATCTCCGCCAAGGGAGTCACCCTGAGCCAGCTCTTGTCTTTGCAGCAGATAACGGCGCAGTCATCGCACAAAACTCTTGGGGATTACCTCCTAACATTCCTCTCCCACAGAGCCTGAAAGTTGCTATTGACTATTTCATCGACAATGCAGGGACAGACAAAAACGGCAACCAACGACAAGATTCACCCATGAAAGGAGGAGTCGTGATCATTGCGGCAGGTAATGACAACGAAGATGCCCCTTGCTATCCGGCGGCTTATGGCCCGGCCATTGCAGTCTCATCGATGGCACCTAACTTCACACGTTCATCCTTCACCAACCGTGGCGCATGGGTCGACATCATGGCACCTGGAGGAGACCAAAACAGATTTGGCGAAAAAGCAGGAGTACTGAGCTGTGTCCCCGGCAATAAGTATGCTTTCTATCAAGGCACCTCGATGGCTTGCCCTCATGTATCAGGTATCGCAGGTCTTATCTTGAGCCAAAAAGGAAAGCAAGGCTACACCAACGATGATTTGAAGAAAGCCATCCTTTCAGCACTCAGACTCGAGGATATCGACAAAAAGAATCCTCAGGAGGTTGGCCGTCTCGGACGTGGATACATAGACGCAGCCCTCGGCTTTGATGAAGACAAAGGTATAGCCCCTGATGTACCTTCAAAAGGGATCGATTTTAAGACACGCTACACCTCGATAACACTCAGTTGGCTCGTCAATAAAGATGATGACGACAAACTTCCACTCTTCCAAGAAATCTACTACAGCAACACCCCCATCACAGTCGAGACCCTCAAAAGTCTCTCCCCCATACGTATGCGTGCGACGGCGACTGCTCCGGGAGAGGAAATGCAGTACACCTTGACAGATCTCAGACACAGTACAAAATACTACTTTGCGATCATCTCCGAAGACAGATGGGGCAACAGGTCTGAGCCTCTCATCTTCGAACATTCGACTCGTCTAAATGCTCAGCCGGTCATAACCTTCGCACCTTTCAAAAATCTCATCGTCAGTGGCAATAAAGCGAAAGAAGTCCGTTTTACTGTGACAGATCCCGATGGTCACTTTGTGAAATGTCATCTCGAAGGAGCGACCACGGGAGTCAGTCTCAATGAAAAAGACGGACAAGGGATCATACAGATCCGATCGGTACTCCCTGAAGGCGAATACAAAGTTACGCTCGTAGCTGAAGACGAATATAGGGGAGAGACCAGAGAAGACATTACCTTCAATATCGTAGGGGCACGCCCACTGACACTCAAAGGAGAGTTCTCTGAACTTGTCCTCGGCATGGATCTCAAAGGGTTCACTATACCCGTAAAGAAGAATATCGAACACAACCCCAAGCTTGACCTCAAGGTTGAAGCGCGCTCAAGCGATGAGTCCGTCGCCATCACCTCTGTCTCTAAAGATGGAGAAGTACAGGTCATCCCGATCTCCAACGGTCGTGCGACAGTCTATCTCAAGATAGTAGACGAAGCGGGCGAAAAACTTGAGACCACCTTCAAAGTACGAGTAGTATCCGACTCCCAAGCCCCTGTACACATCGTCTATCCTATCCCCGTGACCAAGACCCTCAATATCATGCTCAATGCATCGATCAAAGACGCAAAAGTCAAGATCGTCACTCTCATGGGTAAGGTACTCATAGATGTCCCTGTAAAACAAGTCAGAAAGAATGGCGTGGTCTCTATCAATGTGACAGACCTAACACCGAACACCTACCGTCTCGTTGTCGAATCGTCCAATATGCCACGTCACGAACAGATATTTGTAAAGTAA
- a CDS encoding PorV/PorQ family protein produces MYKNIIKQLLLTATVGIAGCITASAQTAAHRILELNPDVASLALGGTHLVTKTQNYLYANPTKVFDTEKTLTINGSGEYFAKFKDMKRESFGSISAAYRLNDKHALFAGFRKLSGLKIARVNEVGQEVEDQLLRPAQMTFDAGYAFSFSDHLSAFATVSMLRSNTGRQSQSLFAGLGVSYTHTFDFLGKGTHFEATLAGYNLGEDVEYDKNISYRLPSTVALGLGATMELNTDHSLGLQAQGARVTSYSETQIGAGVEYIFRKKYALRGGYQHYNKDVSFTSVGLGWHIGHLTLEAAYRIGMGEYTKNSAAFSISINI; encoded by the coding sequence ATGTACAAGAATATAATCAAACAACTCCTCCTCACAGCGACAGTGGGCATCGCCGGTTGCATTACGGCATCAGCTCAGACCGCAGCCCACCGCATCCTCGAGCTAAATCCAGACGTGGCATCACTTGCCTTGGGAGGGACTCACCTTGTCACAAAGACCCAAAACTACCTCTACGCTAACCCAACGAAGGTTTTCGATACCGAAAAGACACTTACCATCAACGGTTCGGGTGAATACTTCGCTAAGTTCAAGGACATGAAGCGTGAAAGTTTCGGGAGCATCAGTGCAGCTTATCGTCTCAACGACAAGCATGCCCTCTTCGCAGGCTTTCGTAAACTCTCGGGGCTGAAGATTGCCCGGGTCAACGAAGTAGGCCAAGAGGTGGAAGATCAGCTCCTACGCCCTGCTCAGATGACATTCGATGCCGGTTATGCCTTTTCCTTCTCGGATCATCTCTCAGCATTCGCCACAGTATCGATGTTACGTTCCAACACAGGTCGACAAAGCCAAAGTCTCTTTGCCGGTCTCGGGGTGAGCTACACTCATACATTTGACTTTTTGGGAAAGGGGACTCACTTCGAAGCAACACTCGCAGGCTACAACCTCGGCGAAGATGTAGAGTACGACAAAAACATATCTTACCGTCTCCCCTCCACCGTTGCTCTCGGTCTCGGTGCGACCATGGAGCTTAACACAGACCACTCGCTCGGTCTCCAAGCCCAAGGTGCTCGTGTCACCTCATACTCTGAGACACAGATAGGAGCAGGTGTGGAATACATCTTCCGCAAAAAGTATGCTTTGCGTGGGGGCTATCAGCACTACAACAAAGACGTCTCCTTCACTTCTGTCGGCCTTGGTTGGCACATCGGTCACTTGACCCTCGAAGCAGCTTACCGCATCGGCATGGGCGAATACACCAAAAACAGTGCGGCCTTCAGTATCTCCATCAACATCTGA